One region of Oryza sativa Japonica Group chromosome 5, ASM3414082v1 genomic DNA includes:
- the LOC9270242 gene encoding E3 ubiquitin-protein ligase EL5-like, whose protein sequence is MFLSGISPAVHHDLQPGGRSPYDGDDGDRTLVVLLTFGIFFSFVILYLVAGLIWAVVITAAAVVLSFLYLRVRRRRAAVGGTAAAAAPNDVVFIVGAHQAARSTGSSGGGGDVAAAAIVSAIPAFEYKRVNGGGGEDGGAAAGSGWAQCVICLGLVQVGEVVRRLPACKHMFHVECIDAWLSSHSTCPICRADVVDELAAAAAGGRLELPV, encoded by the coding sequence ATGTTCTTGTCCGGGATCTCGCCGGCGGTGCACCATGACCTGCAGCCGGGCGGCCGTAGTCCgtacgacggcgacgacggcgaccgcaCGCTGGTGGTGCTGCTCACCTTCggcatcttcttctccttcgtcaTCCtctacctcgtcgccggcctcatcTGGGCCGTcgtcatcaccgccgccgccgtcgtgctgtCCTTCCTCTACCTCagggtccggcggcggcgcgccgccgtgggcggcacggcggcggcggcggcgcccaacGACGTGGTCTTCATCGTGGGGGCTCATCAGGCTGCTCGGAGcaccggcagcagcggcggcggcggtgatgtcgccgccgcggccatcgTGTCGGCGATCCCGGCGTTCGAGTACAAGAGggtgaacggcggcggcggcgaggacggcggcgcggcggccgggtcgGGGTGGGCGCAGTGCGTGATATGCCTGGGGCTGGTGCAGGTCGGCGAGGTGGTGCGGCGGCTGCCGGCGTGCAAGCACATGTTCCACGTGGAGTGCATCGACGCGTGGCTGAGCTCGCACTCGACTTGCCCGATCTgccgcgccgacgtcgtcgacgagctcgccgccgccgccgccggcggccggttAGAGCTGCCGGTTTGA